In a genomic window of Piliocolobus tephrosceles isolate RC106 chromosome 1, ASM277652v3, whole genome shotgun sequence:
- the ZNF697 gene encoding zinc finger protein 697 isoform X2, protein MKQEDNQGVCAHQDSEDKGMGSDFEDSEDREGDPEEREMGSNPQDTNKREGHLEPEMGSNPQDSRHREAVPDTCTGGQLSEEEGVPVRGEEDAQSGVADMAMFPGLSDSISRSLREEDESAAKNRQEEEEEQPAPPVLPWRRHLSLGTLHRGDKPAHRRFHRLHHPMAMDLGELDSLVASIMDAPTICPDCGESFSPGAAFLQHQRIHRLAEAAAAASLEPFGLAGECDAMVGMMGVGVAGGFGAGSPLVRPPREKPFRCGECGKGFSRNTYLTNHLRLHTGERPNLCADCGKSFSWRADLLKHRRLHTGEKPYPCPECGEAFSLSSHLLSHRRAHAAASGAGAAALRPFACGECGKGFVRRSHLANHQRIHTGEKPHGCGECGKRFSWRSDLVKHQRVHTGEKPYMCSECGETFSVSSHLFTHKRTHSGERPYVCRECGKGFGRNSHLVNHLRVHTGEKPFRCGQCEKRFSDFSTLTQHQRTHTGEKPYTCIECGKSFIQSSHLIRHRRIHTGNKPHKCAGCGKGFRYKTHLAQHQKLHLC, encoded by the exons ATGAAACAAGAAGATAATCAGGGTGTCTGTGCACACCAGGACTCGGAAGATAAAGGGATGGGTTCCGATTTTGAGGACTCTGAGGACAGGGAAGGGGacccagaagaaagagaaatgggctCTAATCCACAGGACACAAACAAGAGAGAAGGCCATCTGGAGCCAGAGATGGGCTCTAACCCACAGGACTCAAGGCACAGGGAAGCAGTGCCCGACACCTGCACAG GGGGGCAGCTGAGTGAGGAAGAAGGCGTTCCTGTCCGTGGGGAAGAGGATGCCCAATCTGGTGTAGCTGACATGGCGATGTTCCCAGGACTGTCTGACAGCATATCCCGGAGCCTCCGGGAGGAGGACGAGAGTGCTGCGAAGAAccggcaggaggaggaagaggagcagccGGCCCCTCCCGTACTTCCCTGGAGGCGACACCTCTCCCTGGGGACTCTGCACCGAGGTGACAAGCCCGCCCACCGCCGCTTCCACCGGCTCCACCACCCCATGGCTATGGACCTCGGGGAGCTGGATAGCCTGGTGGCCAGCATCATGGACGCGCCCACCATCTGCCCCGACTGCGGGGAGAGCTTCAGTCCCGGCGCCGCCTTCCTGCAGCACCAGCGCATTCACCGCCTGGCGGAGGCCGCTGCCGCCGCCAGCCTGGAGCCCTTTGGCCTGGCGGGCGAGTGCGACGCGATGGTGGGcatgatgggggtgggggtggcggggggCTTCGGAGCCGGGTCCCCGCTGGTCCGGCCACCGCGCGAAAAGCCCTTCCGCTGCGGGGAGTGCGGCAAGGGCTTCAGCCGCAACACCTACCTGACCAACCACCTGCGTCTGCACACGGGCGAGCGGCCCAACCTGTGCGCCGACTGCGGCAAGAGCTTCAGCTGGCGCGCCGACCTGCTCAAGCACCGGCGCCTGCACACGGGCGAGAAGCCCTACCCGTGCCCCGAGTGCGGCGAGGCCTTCAGCCTCAGCTCGCATCTGCTGAGCCACCGGCGCGCGCACGCGGCTGCCAGCGGCGCGGGGGCGGCGGCGCTGCGGCCCTTCGCCTGCGGGGAGTGCGGCAAGGGCTTCGTGCGCCGTTCGCACCTGGCCAACCACCAGCGCATCCACACGGGCGAGAAGCCGCACGGCTGTGGCGAGTGCGGCAAGCGCTTCAGCTGGCGCTCGGACTTGGTGAAGCACCAGCGCGTGCACACGGGCGAGAAGCCCTACATGTGCTCCGAGTGCGGCGAGACCTTCAGCGTCAGCTCGCACCTCTTCACGCACAAGCGCACGCACTCGGGTGAGCGACCCTACGTGTGCCGCGAGTGCGGGAAGGGCTTCGGGCGTAACTCGCACCTGGTGAACCACCTGCGTGTGCACACCGGCGAGAAGCCCTTCCGCTGCGGCCAGTGCGAGAAGCGCTTCAGCGACTTCTCCACGCTCACGCAGCACCAGCGCACGCACACGGGCGAGAAGCCTTACACGTGCATCGAGTGCGGCAAGAGCTTTATCCAGAGCTCCCACCTGATCCGCCACCGCCGCATCCACACGGGCAACAAGCCGCACAAGTGCGCGGGCTGCGGCAAAGGCTTCCGCTACAAAACGCACCTCGCGCAGCACCAGAAGCTGCACCTGTGCTAG
- the ZNF697 gene encoding zinc finger protein 697 isoform X1, with protein sequence MWRGAGRRRLRHEGGDSDARGSRTVPPTTEGGIRDPWRNQAQGGAWKARRRDSWSPPLPFSSWMKQEDNQGVCAHQDSEDKGMGSDFEDSEDREGDPEEREMGSNPQDTNKREGHLEPEMGSNPQDSRHREAVPDTCTGGQLSEEEGVPVRGEEDAQSGVADMAMFPGLSDSISRSLREEDESAAKNRQEEEEEQPAPPVLPWRRHLSLGTLHRGDKPAHRRFHRLHHPMAMDLGELDSLVASIMDAPTICPDCGESFSPGAAFLQHQRIHRLAEAAAAASLEPFGLAGECDAMVGMMGVGVAGGFGAGSPLVRPPREKPFRCGECGKGFSRNTYLTNHLRLHTGERPNLCADCGKSFSWRADLLKHRRLHTGEKPYPCPECGEAFSLSSHLLSHRRAHAAASGAGAAALRPFACGECGKGFVRRSHLANHQRIHTGEKPHGCGECGKRFSWRSDLVKHQRVHTGEKPYMCSECGETFSVSSHLFTHKRTHSGERPYVCRECGKGFGRNSHLVNHLRVHTGEKPFRCGQCEKRFSDFSTLTQHQRTHTGEKPYTCIECGKSFIQSSHLIRHRRIHTGNKPHKCAGCGKGFRYKTHLAQHQKLHLC encoded by the exons ATGTGGCGAGGGGCGGGaaggaggaggctgagacatgagggAGGAGACAGCGATGCAAGAGGGAGTAGGACCGTCCCGCCGACCACCGAAGGGGGCATCAGAGACCCTTGGAGAAACCAAGCCCAGGGAGGAGcttggaaggcaaggagaag GGATTCCTGGTCACCTCCCTTGCCCTTTTCTTCCTGGATGAAACAAGAAGATAATCAGGGTGTCTGTGCACACCAGGACTCGGAAGATAAAGGGATGGGTTCCGATTTTGAGGACTCTGAGGACAGGGAAGGGGacccagaagaaagagaaatgggctCTAATCCACAGGACACAAACAAGAGAGAAGGCCATCTGGAGCCAGAGATGGGCTCTAACCCACAGGACTCAAGGCACAGGGAAGCAGTGCCCGACACCTGCACAG GGGGGCAGCTGAGTGAGGAAGAAGGCGTTCCTGTCCGTGGGGAAGAGGATGCCCAATCTGGTGTAGCTGACATGGCGATGTTCCCAGGACTGTCTGACAGCATATCCCGGAGCCTCCGGGAGGAGGACGAGAGTGCTGCGAAGAAccggcaggaggaggaagaggagcagccGGCCCCTCCCGTACTTCCCTGGAGGCGACACCTCTCCCTGGGGACTCTGCACCGAGGTGACAAGCCCGCCCACCGCCGCTTCCACCGGCTCCACCACCCCATGGCTATGGACCTCGGGGAGCTGGATAGCCTGGTGGCCAGCATCATGGACGCGCCCACCATCTGCCCCGACTGCGGGGAGAGCTTCAGTCCCGGCGCCGCCTTCCTGCAGCACCAGCGCATTCACCGCCTGGCGGAGGCCGCTGCCGCCGCCAGCCTGGAGCCCTTTGGCCTGGCGGGCGAGTGCGACGCGATGGTGGGcatgatgggggtgggggtggcggggggCTTCGGAGCCGGGTCCCCGCTGGTCCGGCCACCGCGCGAAAAGCCCTTCCGCTGCGGGGAGTGCGGCAAGGGCTTCAGCCGCAACACCTACCTGACCAACCACCTGCGTCTGCACACGGGCGAGCGGCCCAACCTGTGCGCCGACTGCGGCAAGAGCTTCAGCTGGCGCGCCGACCTGCTCAAGCACCGGCGCCTGCACACGGGCGAGAAGCCCTACCCGTGCCCCGAGTGCGGCGAGGCCTTCAGCCTCAGCTCGCATCTGCTGAGCCACCGGCGCGCGCACGCGGCTGCCAGCGGCGCGGGGGCGGCGGCGCTGCGGCCCTTCGCCTGCGGGGAGTGCGGCAAGGGCTTCGTGCGCCGTTCGCACCTGGCCAACCACCAGCGCATCCACACGGGCGAGAAGCCGCACGGCTGTGGCGAGTGCGGCAAGCGCTTCAGCTGGCGCTCGGACTTGGTGAAGCACCAGCGCGTGCACACGGGCGAGAAGCCCTACATGTGCTCCGAGTGCGGCGAGACCTTCAGCGTCAGCTCGCACCTCTTCACGCACAAGCGCACGCACTCGGGTGAGCGACCCTACGTGTGCCGCGAGTGCGGGAAGGGCTTCGGGCGTAACTCGCACCTGGTGAACCACCTGCGTGTGCACACCGGCGAGAAGCCCTTCCGCTGCGGCCAGTGCGAGAAGCGCTTCAGCGACTTCTCCACGCTCACGCAGCACCAGCGCACGCACACGGGCGAGAAGCCTTACACGTGCATCGAGTGCGGCAAGAGCTTTATCCAGAGCTCCCACCTGATCCGCCACCGCCGCATCCACACGGGCAACAAGCCGCACAAGTGCGCGGGCTGCGGCAAAGGCTTCCGCTACAAAACGCACCTCGCGCAGCACCAGAAGCTGCACCTGTGCTAG